GAAAACCAAAAATTGCTTAACCAGTGGCGGAATAATTTAGCCGGAATAAGATATTTTGACCAAGCTTTGCAAGCCACTTTGTTTGGGGCAGTAGATGATATTTTAGAATTTGAAGATGGAAAATTAGCGGCGCTGGATTATAAATCAACCGGAAGCAGGGTGGCAAATGTTTACGACAGATTCCAATTGCAGTTGGACACATATACATTTTTACTTGAGAAAAATGGATACAAAACACCGCGCAAAGGATATTTGGCATTTTATATTGTTGATAAGGAAAAAGGATTTATTGACCGCTTGCCATTTAGAAAAGAGTTAATGGAAATAGATACAAACCCATCGGATATTTACGCAATATTTAGTGATGCGGTTGCTATATTAAAAGAAACAGAACCGCCAAAACACAGCCAAGATTGCCAATTTAAAAGGTGGCTGGACGGCGCTAAAAAATTTAATAAATAACGCCAATATGCGAATGATATGCCAATGACGCGAATACGGATTTGCATCATTTGCATAGATTTGTAAATTTGCATTTTTTATGAAAATACCCAAATTTTTAAAACAAAAAAGAAACATCTGGATTATGGCAATTGTTGCTGTAATCTTAATTATTGTTGCATTTTTTATTTTTTCACCCAAAAACAATAATGGTAAAATACAAACCGGTGTTGTAACAAAACAAAACCTAGAAGAAACAGTTCTTTCAACCGGCCAAGTTGTAAGCGGAACAGACCTTAATTTGAGCTTTCAGGGAAACGGAGTTGTAAGAAGAGTTTATGTTTCAGAAGGCGACCATGTTTATCAAGGTCAAATTTTGGCTTCATTGGATCAGTCTAGCGCTTCTGCAACCTTAACCTCGGCAAAAGGCGCGCTGGCTCAAGCTCAGGCAAATTATGAAAAATTAGTAAATGGCGCAGGTTCAGGAGATATTCAGGCTTTGCAGGACGCTGTAAGCACGGCCAAAGTAAATTTAAACAACACTTATAATGGCGCCTTAACCACGCTAAACAATGCCTACACTGCAATTTATAACGCATATTCTGCTGTAACTACCTTGCAAAATGATTATTTTAGCGCAAACGATCAAGAAGGAATTCAGGTGCAAATTAACAGAAATAATATAGGCGCCAAGTTAGAAAATGCAAGTTCAAGTATAGCAGGAGCCAATGGCGCAGGTGCCATAGATAATGCAATTTTAAATATAGCAAACGACCTAAATAGCACTTTTGGTTCTTTACAAATTATACGAGACCAGTGTGACCAAGGAGTTTACTATTCAAGGGTTGCGTCTGCAGATAAAACAACTATGGATACACAAAAAACAGCAGTGAGCACTGCAATAAGCAATGTTAACACTTTGCAAAACAGTATTGCCTCTTACAAAATTGCC
This genomic interval from Endomicrobiales bacterium contains the following:
- a CDS encoding PD-(D/E)XK nuclease family protein, with amino-acid sequence MGCDKIEMNMDGKAIQLSPNSLNLYLDCPHCFWLDKNLGIKRPPPYPYALNSAVDTLLKEEFDAYRAKKIQHPLLKENSIKAHLFENQKLLNQWRNNLAGIRYFDQALQATLFGAVDDILEFEDGKLAALDYKSTGSRVANVYDRFQLQLDTYTFLLEKNGYKTPRKGYLAFYIVDKEKGFIDRLPFRKELMEIDTNPSDIYAIFSDAVAILKETEPPKHSQDCQFKRWLDGAKKFNK
- a CDS encoding HlyD family secretion protein, whose product is MKIPKFLKQKRNIWIMAIVAVILIIVAFFIFSPKNNNGKIQTGVVTKQNLEETVLSTGQVVSGTDLNLSFQGNGVVRRVYVSEGDHVYQGQILASLDQSSASATLTSAKGALAQAQANYEKLVNGAGSGDIQALQDAVSTAKVNLNNTYNGALTTLNNAYTAIYNAYSAVTTLQNDYFSANDQEGIQVQINRNNIGAKLENASSSIAGANGAGAIDNAILNIANDLNSTFGSLQIIRDQCDQGVYYSRVASADKTTMDTQKTAVSTAISNVNTLQNSIASYKIALQTAEHNLESKQAAPRQEDIDLAKAQVLSAQGQVESAQATLNNLIVVAPTSGTITQVDIKVGELATLFCRI